In a single window of the Nicotiana tomentosiformis chromosome 8, ASM39032v3, whole genome shotgun sequence genome:
- the LOC104108261 gene encoding uncharacterized protein, with product MRPMLKKCFLNWCILSCQLFIIVLSVGLGEYRGEPVAREKRIDHYSGSPLIHLSEINITSCYQESRTQVLTNNSVSCEDLEGVGSFDTTCLLNSNLYINSDLYVLGTGNLEILPQVSIYCPIEGCIISFNLSGNVKVGQDATVVAGSVIFSALSLTLGHNSSINTTSLGGAPPSQTSGTPVGYDGAGGGHGGRGASCLKTNKTNNWGGDVYAWSSLSKPWSYGSKGGGTSREHKFGGSGGGRVYLDMKDLLYINGSIHADGGDGGSNGGGGSGGSISIHAQKLKGFGEISAAGGSGWGGGGGGRISLNCYSRQEDVKVTVHGGWSVGCPQNAGAAGTFYDAYVLSLRVDNDNITTETETPLLDFSTSPLWTNVYVENNAKVLVPLLWSRVQVRGQISLLYGSSIIFGLSNYPVSEFELVAEELLMSDSIIKVYGALRVSVKMLLMLQSEIQVDGGGSTVVTTSVLEVRNLVVLKGKSVISSNANLALYGQGLLRLTGDGDAIIGQRLSLSLFYNITVGPGSLLQAPLDDNRSRSKVTESLCDSTNCPMDLITPPDDCHVNYTLSFSLQICRVEDILVTGIIRGSIIHVHRARTVIVDNDGAITASELGCSKGVGMGNYSNGAGGGAGHGGRGGSGFFNGRLSEGGQRYGSADLPCELGSGSEGPGQSYGPVIGGGIIVLGSSQWPLFRLDVYGTMKADGQSCCTPSRNSNGTLAGGVGGGSGGTILLFLQALALMDNSALSVVGGCGGPLGGGGGGGGRVHFHWSKINMGEEYVPLATVNGTIDHSGGTGDGGGLRGEKGTVTGRKCPKGLYGTFCTECPTGTYKNAEGSDPSLCIPCSMELLPRRAYFIHRRGGVTESPCPYKCITDKYRMPNCYTPLEELIYTFGGPWPFSLLLSCIVVLLALLLSTLRIKLVGSGSSYNTSNSMDHHSHHHFPHLLSLSEVRGARTDETQSHVHRMYFMGPNTFRGPWHLPYSPPDAIIEIVYEDAFNRFIDEINSVAAYDWWEGSVHSILSVLAYPCAWSWKQWRRRSKIHRLQEYVKSEYDHSCLRSCRSRALYKGMKVGATPDLMVAYIDFFLGGDEKRLDIVASIQKRFPMCIIFGGDGSYMSPYNLHSDTLLTNLLAQHVPSTVWNRLVAGLNAQLRTVRHGSIRSALLPVLNWVRSHGNPQLEFHGVKIELGWYQATASGYYQLGILVLAGDHSLYDLPQSEVSESCDDFSRNVATIVRRSLRQPLESQQCASHALSRKKITGGMNGGLINDTTVKSLDVRRDYLFPFSLLLHNTRPVGRQDTVQLLITILLLADLFVTLLTLVLFYWVSLGTFLAVLLVLPLSLLSPFPAGLNALFSKGPKRASLARVYALWNATSLSNVAVAFICGFIHYGISALKPPDEASMWGMKREDDKWWLFPTILLLFKSVQARFVDWHIANLEVQDFSLFSPDPDTFWAYEAAS from the exons ATGCGTCCAATGCTAAAGAAATGCTTTCTCAACTGGTGCATTTTATCTTGTCAGCTCTTCATAATTGTGCTTTCCGTTGGTTTAGGGGAGTATAGAGGTGAGCCTGTTGCACGTGAGAAGCGAATAGATCATTATTCTGGATCACCTCTGATTCATTTGTCCGAAATCAATATCACCTCCTGTTATCAAGAATCAAGAACTCAAGTTTTGACTAACAATTCAGTCTCTTGTGAGGACCTTGAAGGAGTTGGATCATTTGATACCACTTGCTTGCTGAATTCAAACCTGTACATAAATTCTGACTTGTATGTGTTAGGTACTGGGAACTTGGAGATACTTCCTCAGGTTTCTATTTACTGTCCGATAGAAGGCTGCATTATAAGTTTCAATTTGTCTGGCAATGTTAAAGTTGGGCAAGATGCAACTGTGGTAGCTGGTTCTGTTATTTTTTCTGCTCTTAGTCTGACGTTGGGACACAATTCTTCTATAAATACTACTTCATTGGGAGGAGCACCACCTTCTCAGACTAGTGGGACGCCAGTTGGGTATGATGGCGCTGGTGGAGGGCATGGTGGACGAGGTGCATCCTGCCTTAAAACTAACAAGACAAATAATTGGGGTGGTGACGTTTACGCTTGGTCTTCTCTGTCAAAGCCATGGTCTTATGGAAGCAAGGGTGGTGGCACCTCTCGTGAACACAAGTTTGGAGGAAGTGGGGGAGGACGTGTTTATCTTGATATGAAAGATCTCCTTTATATAAATGGATCCATACACGCAGACGGGGGAGATGGAGGATCAAATGGTGGTGGGGGTTCCGGTGGAAGCATTTCTATTCATGCTCAAAAGCT GAAAGGATTTGGAGAAATAAGCGCAGCTGGTGGGAGCGGATGGGGTGGAGGCGGGGGTGGAAGAATCTCATTGAACTGTTACAGCAGACAAGAAGATGTAAAAGTTACCGTGCATG GTGGCTGGAGTGTTGGTTGTCCTCAGAATGCCGGGGCCGCAGGTACTTTCTATGACGCATACGTACTGAGTTTACGGGTGGACAATGACAATATAACAACAGAAACAGAAACTCCTCTGCTGGATTTTTCTACTTCCCCTCTCTGGACAAATGTTTACGTCGAGAACAATGCTAAAGTTTTAGTCCCTCTACTTTGGTCACGAGTTCAG GTGAGGGGCCAAATTAGTCTACTTTATGGAAGCAGCATCATCTTTGGGTTGTCTAATTATCCAGTCTCTGAGTTTGAGCTTGTAGCAGAGGAACTTCTAATGAGTGATTCAATAATAAAG GTTTATGGTGCACTTAGAGTATCTGTGAAGATGTTACTCATGTTGCAATCTGAAATCCAAGTAGATGGTGGAGGAAGCACAGTTGTTACTACGTCTGTCCTTGAAGTCAGGAATCTTGTTGTTCTGAAG GGAAAGTCTGTTATCAGTTCAAATGCAAATTTGGCTTTATATGGTCAGGGACTACTAAGGTTGACTGGTGATGGTGATGCAATCATAGGCCAGAGGCTTTCCTTGTCACTATTCTATAATATTACG GTTGGCCCAGGATCTCTACTTCAAGCCCCCTTGGATGACAACAGAAGTAGAAGCAA GGTGACTGAATCTCTGTGCGACAGCACGAACTGTCCAATGGATTTGATTACTCCACCTGATGATTGTCATGTCAATTACACGCTATCCTTTTCGCTACAA ATTTGTCGAGTGGAGGACATTCTTGTCACAGGCATCATCAGGGGTAGCATTATTCATGTTCACAGAGCCAGAACTGTCATTGTGGACAATGATGGTGCCATAACTGCCTCTGAATTAG GTTGCAGTAAAGGTGTTGGCATGGGAAACTACTCAAATGGAGCAGGTGGTGGTGCTGGACATGGAGGAAGAGGTGGTTCGGGATTTTTCAATGGGAGGCTGAGTGAAGGTGGTCAAAGATACGGCAGTGCTGATCTTCCCTGCGAGTTGGGCAGTGGGAGTGAAGGTCCAGGCCAGTCCTATGGACCTGTTATTGGAGGGGGGATAATTG TGTTGGGATCCAGCCAGTGGCCTCTTTTCAGACTTGATGTTTACGGAACTATGAAGGCTGATGGTCAAAGTTGTTGTACCCCAAGCAGAAACAGTAATGGTACACTTGCTGGTGGAGTTGGTGGTGGTTCTGGAGGAACAATTCTACTTTTTCTTCAAGCTCTTGCCCTTATGGACAACTCAGCTTTATCAGTTGTTGGAGGCTGTGGTGGCCCACTGGGtggaggtggtggtggtggtggcagAGTTCATTTTCATTGGTCTAAGATAAACATGGGTGAGGAGTATGTCCCTCTTGCAACTGTAAATGGAACCATTGACCATAG TGGAGGTACCGGTGATGGTGGTGGTCTTCGTGGAGAGAAAGGCACAGTAACTGGAAGGAAGTGTCCTAAGGGCTTGTACGGTACATTCTGTACG GAATGCCCTACTGGAACATACAAAAATGCTGAAGGATCGGACCCTTCCCTGTGTATTCCCTGTTCCATGGAGCTCCTTCCTAGACGTGCTTATTTCATTCATAGGCGAG GAGGAGTAACTGAATCACCTTGCCCCTATAAATGTATCACTGATAAGTATAGGATGCCAAACTGCTATACACCTTTGGAGGAGCTCATATACACATTTGGAGGCCCATGGCCTTTTTCACTGTTGCTGTCGTGCATCGTTGTGCTGCTGGCTCTTTTATTAAGTACTTTGCGAATCAAACTAGTAGGATCAGGGAGTTCTTATAACACTTCAAATTCAATGGACCATCACAGTCATCACCATTTCCCTCATCTCCTATCCTTGTCCGAG gTCCGAGGTGCTAGAACAGACGAAACTCAGAGTCATGTCCACAGGATGTATTTTATGGGCCCCAATACCTTCCGTGGACCCTGGCATCTTCCTTACTCACCCCCTGATGCCATTATTGAGATTGT GTATGAAGATGCTTTTAACAGATTCATAGATGAGATCAATTCAGTTGCTGCATATGATTGGTGGGAGGGTTCAGTGCATAGCATACTTTCTGTCCTTGCATATCCTTGCGCATGGTCTTGGAAACAATGGCGGAGGAGAAGCAAAATTCATCGCCTTCAGGAGTATGTTAAGTCAGAATATGATCATTCTTGTTTACGGTCCTGCCGTTCACGTGCTTTATACAAAGGAATGAAG GTTGGAGCAACACCTGACTTGATGGTTGCTTATATTGATTTCTTCCTCGGTGGTGATGAGAAACGTTTAGACATAGTAGCAAGTATACAGAAGAGATTTCCCATGTGCATTATCTTCGGTGGTGATGGAAGTTACATGTCACCATATAATCTTCACAGCGACACGTTATTGACAAATCTCCTTGCTCAG CATGTACCTTCAACTGTTTGGAATCGGCTGGTAGCTGGTTTGAATGCCCAGCTGAGAACTGTGAGGCATGGGTCAATCCGCTCTGCGCTCCTACCTGTCTTGAATTGGGTTAGAAGTCATGGAAACCCCCAGCTTGAGTTTCATGGTGTTAAGATCGAGCTTGGGTGGTACCAAGCAACCGCTAGCGGGTACTACCAATTGGGTATTTTGGTGCTGGCTGGTGATCATTCTCTCTATGATCTCCCACAATCTGAAGTCTCAGAAAGCTGTGATGACTTCTCTAG GAACGTTGCAACAATAGTAAGGAGGAGTCTTAGGCAACCTCTAGAAAGCCAGCAATGTGCAAGTCATGCATTATCCCGCAAAAAGATTACTGGTGGAATGAATGGTGGTCTCATTAATGATACTACTGTGAAATCCCTGGATGTTAGAAGGGATTATCTCTTCCCATTTTCTTTGCTATTGCACAATACCCGCCCAGTTGGTCGTCAG GACACTGTACAGCTGCTGATCACTATCTTACTATTGGCAGATCTATTTGTTACCCTTCTTACTTTAGTTTTATTCTACTGGGTATCTCTTGGGACTTTTCTAGCTGTACTGCTTGTCCTTCCTCTATCTTTGCTTTCGCCTTTTCCAGCCGGTTTGAATGCCTTGTTCAGCAAAGGTCCAAAGAGAGCTAGTCTTGCTCGAGTATACGCACTATGGAATGCTACCTCATTGTCTAATGTT GCTGTTGCTTTTATATGTGGTTTCATCCACTATGGAATTTCTGCATTGAAGCCCCCTGATGAGGCAAGCATGTGGGGTATgaaaag GGAAGATGACAAATGGTGGCTTTTTCCTACGATCCTGCTGCTATTTAAGTCGGTTCAAGCTCGATTTGTTGATTGGCATATAGCAAATTTAGAAGTTCAAGATTTTTCTCTCTTCAGTCCGGATCCTGATACATTTTGGGCCTATGAAGCTGCTTCTTGA
- the LOC104108248 gene encoding lon protease homolog 2, peroxisomal isoform X2 produces the protein MGESVELPSRLAILPFRNKVLLPGAIIRIRCTSPSSVKLVEQELWQREEKGLIGILPVRDSAETATSGGGVESAERGLKNQAGISDTHKHDSKNQQEVIHWHNRGVAARALHLSRGVEKPSGRVTYIVVLEGLCRFNVQELSTRGTYYTARITSLDMSKAEMELIEQDQEFIALSRQFKATAMELISILEQKQKTGGRTKVLLETVPVHKLADIFVASFEISFEEQLSMLDSVDVKVRLSKASELVDRHLQSIRVAEKITQKVEGQLSKSQKEFLLRQQMKAIKEELGDNDDEEDDLVALERKMQGAGMPASIWKHAVRELRRLKKMQPQQPGYNSSRVYLELLADLPWEKASQELELDLKAAKERLDADHYGLLKVKQRIIEYLAVRKLKPDARGPVLCFVGPPGVGKTSLASSIASALGRKFIRISLGGVKDEADIRGHRRTYIGSMPGRLIDGLKRVGVRNPVMLLDEIDKTGSDVRGDPASALLEVLDPEQNKTFNDHYLNVPFDLSKVIFVATANRAQPIPAPLLDRMEVIELPGYTPEEKLKIAIRHLIPRVLDQHGLSSDFLQIPEAMVKLVIQRYTREAGVRNLERNLAALARAAAVKVAEQEHVLPFAKDVQRLSSPLLDGKLAESAEVEMEVIPMGVNNHDISNAFSVASPMVVDEPMLEKVLGPPRYDDRETAERVANPGVSVGLVWTQFGGEVQFVEATAMVGKGDLHLTGQLGDVIKESAQIALTWVRARATELKLAISEETNLLEGRDIHIHFPAGAVPKDGPSAGVTLVTSLVSLFSKRRVRADTAMTGEMTLRGMVLPVGGVKDKVLAAHRYGIKRVILPERNLKDLVEIPATVLSSLEIILAKRMEDVLDQAFEGGCPWRQHSKL, from the exons ATGGGGGAATCGGTAGAACTTCCGAGTCGTTTAGCGATTCTTCCATTCAGGAACAAAGTGTTGTTGCCTGGTGCGATTATTCGAATTCGTTGCACTTCTCCTAGCAG TGTAAAATTGGTGGAGCAGGAGTTATGGCAGAGGGAAGAGAAGGGACTGATTGGAATATTACCAGTTAGAGATTCAGCTGAGACTGCCACTTCGG GTGGGGGTGTAGAATCAGCTGAACGAGGCTTGAAAAATCAGGCTGGTATATCAGATACTCACAAGCATGATTCAAAAAATCAACAGGAAGTTATTCACTGGCATAATAG GGGAGTTGCAGCCCGAGCTTTACATCTCTCAAGAGGAGTTGAGAAACCAAGTGGCAGAGTTACATACATAGTTGTACTAGAGGGCTTATGCAGATTCAATGTGCAGGAGCTTAGTACCAGAGGAACATATTATACAGCACGGATCACTTCTCTTGATATGTCCAAGGCTG AGATGGAGTTAATTGAGCAAGACCAAGAATTCATAGCATTGTCCCGTCAGTTTAAAGCCACTGCGATGGAGCTTATTTCCATTCTTGAGCAG AAACAGAAGACTGGTGGAAGAACAAAGGTTCTTCTGGAGACAGTTCCTGTCCATAAATTGGCTGATATTTTTGTAGCTAGTTTTGAAATTAGCTTTGAGGAGCAGTTATCCATGCTGGATTCCGTTGATGTTAAAGTAAGGCTTTCAAAAGCTAGCGAGCTAGTTGATAGGCATTTACAG TCAATTCGGGTGGCAGAAAAGATTACCCAAAAGGTTGAGGGGCAGTTATCAAAGTCTCAGAAAGAGTTTCTGTTGCGACAGCAG ATGAAGGCCATAAAGGAGGAACTTGGTgacaatgatgatgaagaagatgatTTGGTTGCCTTGGAAAGGAAGATGCAAGGAGCAGGAATGCCTGCAAGTATCTGGAAACATGCTGTGAGGGAACTAAG GAGACTGAAAAAAATGCAGCCTCAGCAACCTGGATATAATAGCTCCCGTGTCTATCTGGAGCTACTTGCTGATCTTCCATGGGAGAAGGCCAGTCAAGAACTTGAATTGGACTTAAAAGCTGCAAAGGAGCGTCTTGATGCTGACCATTATGGTTTATTGAAGGTCAAGCAACGGATAATCGAATATCTAGCTGTTCGGAAG CTCAAACCAGATGCGAGAGGTCCAGTGTTATGCTTTGTTGGCCCACCAGGTGTTGGGAAGACATCTTTGGCTTCATCTATTGCTTCTGCTTTAGGCCGAAAGTTTATACGCATCTCCCTTGGTGGTGTCAAGGATGAGGCCGATATCAGAGGGCATAGGAGAACATATATTGGAAGCATGCCGGGGCGTCTAATTGATGGGTTAAAG AGAGTAGGTGTTCGCAATCCAGTTATGCTGCTGGATGAGATTGACAAGACTGGGTCTGATGTGAGGGGAGATCCTGCTTCCGCACTACTGGAGGTTCTTGATCCTGAACAGAATAAAACATTCAATGATCA CTATTTGAATGTTCCGTTCGACCTATCAAAGGTTATTTTTGTGGCAACCGCAAACAGGGCGCAGCCAATTCCTGCCCCACTCTTGGATAGAATGGAAGTCATCGAGTTGCCTGGATATACACCAGAAGAAAAGCTTAAGATAGCAATTAGGCATTTAATTCCTCGAGTTCTTGATCAGCATGGTCTAAGTTCTGACTTCCTTCAAATACCTGAG GCTATGGTGAAACTTGTAATCCAAAGGTACACAAGGGAAGCAGGTGTACGTAATCTAGAAAGGAATTTAGCTGCCTTAGCACGTGCAGCGGCTGTAAAAGTTGCTGAACAAGAACATGTATTGCCCTTCGCCAAAGATGTGCAACGCCTTTCTTCACCACTGTTGGATGGCAAACTTGCTGAGAGCGCTGAGGTTGAAATGGAAGTTATCCCTATGGGTGTCAATAATCATGACATTTCCAATGCGTTTAGTGTTGCCTCACCTATGGTAGTTGATGAACCTATGCTGGAAAAAGTGCTTGGT CCACCTAGGTATGATGACAGAGAAACAGCAGAACGAGTTGCCAATCCTGGTGTATCTGTTGGCCTGGTGTGGACACAATTTGGTGGAGAGGTTCAATTTGTTGAGGCCACAGCAATGGTGGGAAAAGGTGATCTTCATCTCACTGGCCAACTTGGGGATGTTATCAAAGAATCTGCTCAGATTGCATTGACATGG GTACGTGCAAGAGCCACGGAACTGAAATTAGCTATTTCTGAAGAAACAAATCTTCTAGAGGGCCGGGATATTCACATTCATTTTCCCGCTGGAGCTGTACCTAAGGACGGACCCTCAGCTGGTGTAACCCTGGTTACATCACTAGTTTCATTGTTCAGTAAAAGAAGAGTAAGAGCAGACACAGCAATGACCGGAGAGATGACTCTCAGGGGTATGGTCTTGCCTGTTGGTGGCGTCAAGGATAAG GTTTTGGCTGCCCATAGGTATGGAATTAAAAGAGTGATACTGCCAGAAAGAAACTTGAAGGATTTGGTTGAAATCCCAGCAACTGTGCTTTCAAGTCTTGAG ATAATACTTGCTAAACGAATGGAAGATGTACTGGACCAAGCGTTTGAAGGTGGTTGCCCATGGAGACAGCACTCGAAATTATGA
- the LOC104108248 gene encoding lon protease homolog 2, peroxisomal isoform X1 has protein sequence MGESVELPSRLAILPFRNKVLLPGAIIRIRCTSPSSVKLVEQELWQREEKGLIGILPVRDSAETATSGTATSSGGGVESAERGLKNQAGISDTHKHDSKNQQEVIHWHNRGVAARALHLSRGVEKPSGRVTYIVVLEGLCRFNVQELSTRGTYYTARITSLDMSKAEMELIEQDQEFIALSRQFKATAMELISILEQKQKTGGRTKVLLETVPVHKLADIFVASFEISFEEQLSMLDSVDVKVRLSKASELVDRHLQSIRVAEKITQKVEGQLSKSQKEFLLRQQMKAIKEELGDNDDEEDDLVALERKMQGAGMPASIWKHAVRELRRLKKMQPQQPGYNSSRVYLELLADLPWEKASQELELDLKAAKERLDADHYGLLKVKQRIIEYLAVRKLKPDARGPVLCFVGPPGVGKTSLASSIASALGRKFIRISLGGVKDEADIRGHRRTYIGSMPGRLIDGLKRVGVRNPVMLLDEIDKTGSDVRGDPASALLEVLDPEQNKTFNDHYLNVPFDLSKVIFVATANRAQPIPAPLLDRMEVIELPGYTPEEKLKIAIRHLIPRVLDQHGLSSDFLQIPEAMVKLVIQRYTREAGVRNLERNLAALARAAAVKVAEQEHVLPFAKDVQRLSSPLLDGKLAESAEVEMEVIPMGVNNHDISNAFSVASPMVVDEPMLEKVLGPPRYDDRETAERVANPGVSVGLVWTQFGGEVQFVEATAMVGKGDLHLTGQLGDVIKESAQIALTWVRARATELKLAISEETNLLEGRDIHIHFPAGAVPKDGPSAGVTLVTSLVSLFSKRRVRADTAMTGEMTLRGMVLPVGGVKDKVLAAHRYGIKRVILPERNLKDLVEIPATVLSSLEIILAKRMEDVLDQAFEGGCPWRQHSKL, from the exons ATGGGGGAATCGGTAGAACTTCCGAGTCGTTTAGCGATTCTTCCATTCAGGAACAAAGTGTTGTTGCCTGGTGCGATTATTCGAATTCGTTGCACTTCTCCTAGCAG TGTAAAATTGGTGGAGCAGGAGTTATGGCAGAGGGAAGAGAAGGGACTGATTGGAATATTACCAGTTAGAGATTCAGCTGAGACTGCCACTTCGGGTACTGCAACATCTTCAG GTGGGGGTGTAGAATCAGCTGAACGAGGCTTGAAAAATCAGGCTGGTATATCAGATACTCACAAGCATGATTCAAAAAATCAACAGGAAGTTATTCACTGGCATAATAG GGGAGTTGCAGCCCGAGCTTTACATCTCTCAAGAGGAGTTGAGAAACCAAGTGGCAGAGTTACATACATAGTTGTACTAGAGGGCTTATGCAGATTCAATGTGCAGGAGCTTAGTACCAGAGGAACATATTATACAGCACGGATCACTTCTCTTGATATGTCCAAGGCTG AGATGGAGTTAATTGAGCAAGACCAAGAATTCATAGCATTGTCCCGTCAGTTTAAAGCCACTGCGATGGAGCTTATTTCCATTCTTGAGCAG AAACAGAAGACTGGTGGAAGAACAAAGGTTCTTCTGGAGACAGTTCCTGTCCATAAATTGGCTGATATTTTTGTAGCTAGTTTTGAAATTAGCTTTGAGGAGCAGTTATCCATGCTGGATTCCGTTGATGTTAAAGTAAGGCTTTCAAAAGCTAGCGAGCTAGTTGATAGGCATTTACAG TCAATTCGGGTGGCAGAAAAGATTACCCAAAAGGTTGAGGGGCAGTTATCAAAGTCTCAGAAAGAGTTTCTGTTGCGACAGCAG ATGAAGGCCATAAAGGAGGAACTTGGTgacaatgatgatgaagaagatgatTTGGTTGCCTTGGAAAGGAAGATGCAAGGAGCAGGAATGCCTGCAAGTATCTGGAAACATGCTGTGAGGGAACTAAG GAGACTGAAAAAAATGCAGCCTCAGCAACCTGGATATAATAGCTCCCGTGTCTATCTGGAGCTACTTGCTGATCTTCCATGGGAGAAGGCCAGTCAAGAACTTGAATTGGACTTAAAAGCTGCAAAGGAGCGTCTTGATGCTGACCATTATGGTTTATTGAAGGTCAAGCAACGGATAATCGAATATCTAGCTGTTCGGAAG CTCAAACCAGATGCGAGAGGTCCAGTGTTATGCTTTGTTGGCCCACCAGGTGTTGGGAAGACATCTTTGGCTTCATCTATTGCTTCTGCTTTAGGCCGAAAGTTTATACGCATCTCCCTTGGTGGTGTCAAGGATGAGGCCGATATCAGAGGGCATAGGAGAACATATATTGGAAGCATGCCGGGGCGTCTAATTGATGGGTTAAAG AGAGTAGGTGTTCGCAATCCAGTTATGCTGCTGGATGAGATTGACAAGACTGGGTCTGATGTGAGGGGAGATCCTGCTTCCGCACTACTGGAGGTTCTTGATCCTGAACAGAATAAAACATTCAATGATCA CTATTTGAATGTTCCGTTCGACCTATCAAAGGTTATTTTTGTGGCAACCGCAAACAGGGCGCAGCCAATTCCTGCCCCACTCTTGGATAGAATGGAAGTCATCGAGTTGCCTGGATATACACCAGAAGAAAAGCTTAAGATAGCAATTAGGCATTTAATTCCTCGAGTTCTTGATCAGCATGGTCTAAGTTCTGACTTCCTTCAAATACCTGAG GCTATGGTGAAACTTGTAATCCAAAGGTACACAAGGGAAGCAGGTGTACGTAATCTAGAAAGGAATTTAGCTGCCTTAGCACGTGCAGCGGCTGTAAAAGTTGCTGAACAAGAACATGTATTGCCCTTCGCCAAAGATGTGCAACGCCTTTCTTCACCACTGTTGGATGGCAAACTTGCTGAGAGCGCTGAGGTTGAAATGGAAGTTATCCCTATGGGTGTCAATAATCATGACATTTCCAATGCGTTTAGTGTTGCCTCACCTATGGTAGTTGATGAACCTATGCTGGAAAAAGTGCTTGGT CCACCTAGGTATGATGACAGAGAAACAGCAGAACGAGTTGCCAATCCTGGTGTATCTGTTGGCCTGGTGTGGACACAATTTGGTGGAGAGGTTCAATTTGTTGAGGCCACAGCAATGGTGGGAAAAGGTGATCTTCATCTCACTGGCCAACTTGGGGATGTTATCAAAGAATCTGCTCAGATTGCATTGACATGG GTACGTGCAAGAGCCACGGAACTGAAATTAGCTATTTCTGAAGAAACAAATCTTCTAGAGGGCCGGGATATTCACATTCATTTTCCCGCTGGAGCTGTACCTAAGGACGGACCCTCAGCTGGTGTAACCCTGGTTACATCACTAGTTTCATTGTTCAGTAAAAGAAGAGTAAGAGCAGACACAGCAATGACCGGAGAGATGACTCTCAGGGGTATGGTCTTGCCTGTTGGTGGCGTCAAGGATAAG GTTTTGGCTGCCCATAGGTATGGAATTAAAAGAGTGATACTGCCAGAAAGAAACTTGAAGGATTTGGTTGAAATCCCAGCAACTGTGCTTTCAAGTCTTGAG ATAATACTTGCTAAACGAATGGAAGATGTACTGGACCAAGCGTTTGAAGGTGGTTGCCCATGGAGACAGCACTCGAAATTATGA